The Streptomyces sp. R28 region CCAGCGCCCCGATCAGCACCAGCAGGAACAGCGACGGATAGCCGATCGCCTGCTGCGTCGACTCGGCCGGCACCACCGTCGCGGTGGCCGCCAGCACCGTCACCGGGCCACCTCCAGGCGCACGCTCTCCCCGTGCGCGAGCCGGTGCACCGACACGCTGGGCGCGTGCTCCGCCGCGAGCCGCGCGAACTCGTCGCCCGGCGCGTGGAATTCATGGGGGCGCACGGCGTCCATGCCGATCGGCCAGTACGTGCCGTAGTGCACCGGCACCGCACTGCGCGGCGCGAGCCGGGCCAGCGCCTCGGCGGCCCGCCCCGCGTTCAGATGGCCTTCCCCGAGATACGGTCCCCAGCCGCCCACCGGCAGCAGCGCCACGTCGACCGGGCCGACCTCCTTCGCCATCGTCTCGAACAGGCCGGTGTCCCCGGCGAAGTACGTGCGCCCCTCGCCCTCGATGACGTAACCGAGGGCGGGGGAGCGGTGCGGGCCGACCGGCAGTCGCCGCCCGTCGTGCCGCGCGGACACGGCCCGTACGGCCAGC contains the following coding sequences:
- a CDS encoding MBL fold metallo-hydrolase, with translation MPVEITWWGHATCTVDDSNVRVLTDPLFARRLAHLRPRRGALPPPGAWRADVAVVSHLHADHLHVPSLARLAQGTRLLVPRGAPRAVPALRRLAHLRVTEMAPGDVTAVGELAVRAVSARHDGRRLPVGPHRSPALGYVIEGEGRTYFAGDTGLFETMAKEVGPVDVALLPVGGWGPYLGEGHLNAGRAAEALARLAPRSAVPVHYGTYWPIGMDAVRPHEFHAPGDEFARLAAEHAPSVSVHRLAHGESVRLEVAR